GTAGTGACTGTAAACACTGAACATATACTGTAGGTGAAAAGCACGCAGCTGTTAATCCTCATCAGTTTGAACTGATTCATTCTTTGGTTAGAGGTAACTTTCAGTGAGAAAAGTATTAAGTGCTTAAGTAGAGCCGAGAGATGTACTATATTAGCATAGATACTATGTGTCACTGTTGACATAAACAATTGACTTTATAATCATGTAGATACATTATCATACTATCAGACAAATGCTTGTAATGTCTTGACTAACATTATTCAATACTTAAATACTTGAATACTAGACATTTAACTAAGGTGTTTGATTTGCCTAGATTATCCTGAGAATGCATCACAAGAAGTGAAAGgataaaataaattgttttttctAACTAAAAGCACATTTACATTGCTACATCTAGTCTGGGATCGGTCTGTTTTGCTGTTAACTTTCTTCACTGTCATCCTGACGTATCTGTAAGTACTGTGGTCATAAGGGGATGGAAATGAAACATGGCCTCCATTTATCCAATGGCAGCTGTTTCCAAGTTTAAAAATTCAGTTGGTCAAATTCAGTAGGCTATTACCTGAAACTAAGCTCTGAGAGAATTGTTCATCTGCAACAGAGCCACAGTGTGCATTTCAACCTCACTGTTTGACAGTGTTTACTGTTTTCCAAAGTTCACATGTACATCTATGATGGAAGACATTTCTTTGTGATGACACCATATACTATAGTCAAGTTAATATGTGAAACCCTGGAGTTTTAGAGCAATGCAAAATTATTTTAGCAATGTAAGTaaaaaataagacatttgtCAGCAAAGTGCTACtgttatatttacatttcagctgtgtCAGGCAGCCAACAGTGCTTGTGTATAAGCTTCACTAGTAGCTGCTATTTCTGACTGTGTTTATGAGACTGTTGGCTGGTTGGCATTTGTCGGTTTGCTTAGGGTTGGGAGCTAATGCCCAGAAGTATTCAGTAGATGGTACTAACTCTCATTTGTTTCCCCTGGGCAATGCTGGCCTGGCATGTTATCCCACAGAGAATTCAACCATAGCAGCATAATACAGATCTTAATAGACATTGAGTGATCGATACTATTCTTAGCCTGGTGCACTTCAAAGCAGCAAGATATATTGAAGCAAATAATGCCCAATGCAATGCAATTCCAATATGGCAAGATGTTTGGTACATTTATGTTACTAGTCTGAGTCTCACAACTACTGTAGACGTAACGCATGATTTTAACTGCGCCACAAAAAATGGATTTATTATTGGAATCTGAACTCATTATCATGAAAACCCAATCTAAAACTGAATTCCTAGGATCCTAGATGGTCCAATAAGTATTTTTGAAGATGAAAAACTATTtgattaatttaataatttaataatttgatAAACATGCAGAACAGTAATCCTTACACTATGACATCCTGTAAGGGGCACGCAAACCTATTCGAAACAGGAATGTAAAATATAgcaaaaactatgaaataacttGCTGTAGTAGGTACTGATAAAGTGAGTTCTGCAagctacacaaaaaaaaatcctctcggTTCAGTGAACtggatgtgtttttctttccagcggcagcctctgtctctcatctctgtAACTCCTCGTCTTGGCAGTGTGCAGCGTCACTGCCAGCGCCTCAAACCACGAACATCCTTCATTTAAAGTGGGCTCAGGATTTCAGAAGCCGTCAAATTAATGAGCAACATCAAAAAAAGTCTTCatgctgtttttgtctttgagtAATTAATGCTACTCCTTGGGTAATCATATTGAAATTTAGTGATACTTCACTTTGATGTTTTTAGGGGGAACCCTTTAGGGACCCTCTGAGGTCCCTCTGAGGGACTCACATTAAAAGATGCAAAATTTCAATTGTCTAACATTCACACAGCCatttttaattttccatttaatttCCTGTTAAAGATTTATtgtgcagccccttttgcaggGTCAGGCAATAAACCAAATTTCCTcttttttggtgaaaattcaCCCCAGTAGGAGTGAGACTACTGGAAAACAGTTTCttcaaaaagcacaaaaaagtgGCATTAGTCAGGTCTTTTCCAATCCtgcataatttgtttttatgacTGATTTAAATTCATTCACCAAAATCAGGGAGGGAATTTAGGGACTCCAACTACATTTCTGGACATTATGttttgggatgttttttttacattagtcTTATTAGGATATTGCATTGGTCAATTCATTTATCAAAAGCAcatgctaaccctaacccttacaaCAATGCCACCAACCATGAGAGCCAACTAGAGCTTGTACTTATTTTAGCTGTGAGATGATAACTTTTGCATCTTGCATACGTTCAAAGGATACAAAGGTCTGTGGAGTGTGAAGCAGCCACTTCACCACACCATCACTGTCTTAACCTGCAGGCTCTGACACTCACTTTTACATTACCATGGGGGTATCGGAGCACACAGAGCTAATAGACTCTGCATCAGACCTCCTTCTCTCTTGGTTGTCGCCCTGCcactcctcatcttcctctcctatTGGGTTCAACCTCCCGTTCTGCTCCAGCTGGTCCTTGGGCTCCAGGAAGGCCACACGCCTGTTAAGGAAGTCCTTGGCACCACCGTCCCACCCTTCTTGCCCCGTCTCCTCATGAACTTGAGAGACGCTAACAATTGAAGAGCGGAGACTCCCGGGGACGCTCTTACCCAGGCCCTGGCCTGGGCAGCAGGCGCAGCGGCAGGGTGTGAGGTAGAGGTAGATGAGGATCATAACTATACTGGCCAGACATCCCACCAGGGTGGTGTAGGCTGTCTTCATGTTCTCCAGCCCGCCGCTCTTTGTGGAGTTATACACCACCACAGTTACATACAGGGTCTCGTTGAGGGAGTCGCTGGTGGCGTAGCAGGTGTAGACCCCCGAGTCTTCCGCCTTAAGGGGCCCGATCTGGAGGCTGCCGTCACGAAGCTTCACAGCGCTCATGTTGGTTGGGGACACCGGGATGTTACCAGGCAGCGCCCAGCTCTTCTCCATATCCTTCTGCCTGGTGTCACAGTTCAGCACCAGGAACTGGTCCAGGTAGGCCTCCTCATCCATAATGTTGACCTCACTGCAGTTCAGATCCAGTGTGGTCATCTTCTCTTTCTGCAACCCTGGCAGCACGCATGTGTGGTCGTCCCTGAAGTCAGTGGCAGAgctgagctgctgcaggtgCCAGCGAGCCAGCAGGTTGTACAGCTCACAGCTGCAGGGCAGAGAGTTATTATGGAAGTAGAGGCCATTCTTGATCCAGCCGGGCAGAGCCTGGAGCTCCTGGAGGGGCAGGACTTTAATTCGGTTGGAGGAGACATCCAGGAGGGTGAGAGTTTCTAGCCGGCTCCTCTCCTTCACCAGTTCCATGGGGAAACGTGAGATCTGGTTCTGGCTCAGATAGAGCTTCTGCAGCTGGTTTAGGCCAGAGAAGGCAGAGCGGTCAATTTGGGAGATGTGGTTGTTATAAAGCAGCAACACCTCCAGGTGCTCCAGGGGCTCAAAGATGAGTTCCTCCAGCAGGCGGAGGCCATTTGAGGATAGGTCCAGGTAACGAAGCTTTGTCACATACACAAAAGcttcagaggagaggaaggtgaggCCATTGTGGCTGAGCAGGAGGCTGTGTAGACTGCTGAGTTTGACTGGGGTCCATTCAGCACGTAGCCGGGTGATGGAGTTGAAGCTGAGGTCCAACACAGCTGCGTATCGTGGAAGAGCTGTGGGTACGGCGGTTAGATTAATCTTGGAACAGCTGATGAtgttgctggcacacacacaagtcttgTGGCAGTCAAGGGGGCTTCCCATAAACTGGCCATTGATTCTTATTGCTGGCAACAGTAAAACCAGAGGTAGGATTGTAAGGAACCCTCTTCTAAATACTACTTCCATGGCAAGGTGAGAAATGCAGAGCAGCCCTCCCATCATGTCAAGGTTAGGCCAGGGAATaaactggatctggatctggatctggatgtTAGCCTAGTCTTCACAGTGGAGCCTCATGGAGCTGTAAGGACATATTGTACAATGAGCAGGCAATCAAAACTCTGACTGAAGATCAAAATTCAAGGTATGATGTCATTCCGCCGTCATATGAGATGGTAATGATGCCATGACTATAGTCGCAGCGCTCGTGCCTATGCGCACTTCATGCTCTAACGCGCACAGGGGTGCATTGCACCAGCCAAGTCACCGGCCAAAAAGTTCTGGTAGATCTACACATCAGCAAAAAAAATGCCACCATAATGGCATCAGTGAATTCCCATAATTAAGCTCTATATCAAAATCTAATATCGGTGTATAGCCTACTCATCCTGTAAATAATGTTGTAAACATAGCGTTGTGTGTTTTATCCCGCTCATCCCATCATATGTTTTTCTCAGTCAATACTCACTATCACAGAAAAATATGTTGAACATCCAGGCAGAAGTGTCCCGCCCGAGAATGCTTACCTTCCGATGATTTCTTAAGACGCGCAGCAAAAAAGGGGGAAGGCTATCTTCAACCGTCCAGCCTCGGAGGTGATCCGCCACAGgacatcatcctcatcctcatctgaGCGGCAGCGATCGGCAGCAGTCCCTTCTTGTGTTTCATCTGAACCTGCTGGCGAACCTACTGA
This DNA window, taken from Centroberyx gerrardi isolate f3 chromosome 5, fCenGer3.hap1.cur.20231027, whole genome shotgun sequence, encodes the following:
- the LOC139932229 gene encoding amphoterin-induced protein 1-like, which gives rise to MEVVFRRGFLTILPLVLLLPAIRINGQFMGSPLDCHKTCVCASNIISCSKINLTAVPTALPRYAAVLDLSFNSITRLRAEWTPVKLSSLHSLLLSHNGLTFLSSEAFVYVTKLRYLDLSSNGLRLLEELIFEPLEHLEVLLLYNNHISQIDRSAFSGLNQLQKLYLSQNQISRFPMELVKERSRLETLTLLDVSSNRIKVLPLQELQALPGWIKNGLYFHNNSLPCSCELYNLLARWHLQQLSSATDFRDDHTCVLPGLQKEKMTTLDLNCSEVNIMDEEAYLDQFLVLNCDTRQKDMEKSWALPGNIPVSPTNMSAVKLRDGSLQIGPLKAEDSGVYTCYATSDSLNETLYVTVVVYNSTKSGGLENMKTAYTTLVGCLASIVMILIYLYLTPCRCACCPGQGLGKSVPGSLRSSIVSVSQVHEETGQEGWDGGAKDFLNRRVAFLEPKDQLEQNGRLNPIGEEDEEWQGDNQERRRSDAESISSVCSDTPMVM